The following proteins are co-located in the Streptomyces sp. DT2A-34 genome:
- a CDS encoding bifunctional 2-polyprenyl-6-hydroxyphenol methylase/3-demethylubiquinol 3-O-methyltransferase UbiG produces the protein MTGQRDRWAELTGGQAGEEYAQRFARLAESGHDIHGEAAFCAALLKPAARVLDAGCGTGRIAIRLAELGHYCTGVDVDPSMLAVAGRDAPTQEWLLGDLARLDALGLNPGFDLALAAGNVIPLLAPGTEPAVVRQLAAALRPGGLLVTGMGLDAAHLPLPEPSVTLAEFDHWCAQSGLTLRQRYATWSSDPYHQDCGYAVSVHSRPTT, from the coding sequence ATGACCGGGCAACGCGACCGTTGGGCGGAACTGACCGGCGGACAAGCCGGAGAGGAGTACGCTCAGCGTTTCGCGCGGCTCGCCGAATCGGGCCACGACATCCACGGCGAGGCCGCCTTCTGTGCCGCGCTGCTGAAGCCAGCGGCCCGGGTGCTCGACGCCGGCTGCGGCACTGGCCGGATCGCGATCCGGCTCGCCGAGCTGGGCCACTACTGCACCGGCGTGGACGTTGACCCCTCGATGCTCGCTGTTGCCGGCCGCGACGCGCCCACGCAGGAGTGGCTCCTCGGCGACCTGGCCCGTCTGGATGCCCTCGGCTTGAATCCGGGCTTCGACCTGGCGCTGGCCGCCGGAAACGTCATCCCTCTGCTGGCCCCCGGTACCGAACCAGCTGTCGTCCGGCAGCTGGCCGCCGCACTGCGCCCCGGCGGTCTGCTGGTCACGGGAATGGGACTGGACGCGGCACACCTGCCGCTGCCCGAACCATCGGTGACCCTTGCAGAGTTCGACCACTGGTGCGCCCAGTCCGGACTGACCCTGCGGCAGCGCTACGCCACCTGGAGCAGCGACCCCTACCACCAAGACTGCGGTTATGCCGTCAGCGTGCACTCCCGCCCCACCACGTGA
- a CDS encoding SpoIIE family protein phosphatase/ATP-binding protein, translated as MANRFARFRHFPVKRLISKSTRSVAGQVLVFQVALVVLLVACGVFALILQSERDTSAEATRRSTAVAQTFAHSPGVLAALRTPDPSKILQPLTEAARRAAGVDFIVVMDTEGIRYTHPLPDRIGKRFVGEIGPSLAGKVYVESVNGPLGREVQATVPIENADSEVVALVSAGMKVKNVESQLDRQLPIILGAGAGALALSTGVTALVGRRLRRQTHSLAPDEMTLMHEHHDTVLHSVREGVLIVAADGRLILANDEARRLLELPPDVEGRPVSKLPGLDPETKALLASGREATDEVHLAGERLLAVNQRPTHREGGPEGTVVTLRDSTELQAVTGRAEVARERLRLLYDAGLRIGTTLDVLRTADELARVPVPRFADFVTVDLADAVLHGEEPAPTATDMRRAAVCGIQDDHPLSEQGRLFDYLPSTPQARGYGSGRSQLVSDLPAATGWRVQDPERATAIIDYGIHSLITAPIQARGVVLGVANFWRARHHERFNEEDLSLAEELVARAAISIDNARRYTREHALAVTLQRSLLPQAMPEQNALDIAYRYLPAQSGVGGDWFDVIPLPGSRVALAVGDVVGHGLHAAATMGRLRTAVHNFSSLDLPPDELLSHLDDLVGSIDQHEAAESAAGVVGATCLYGIYDPVTRRYVMARAGHLAPALVQPDGTVTFPDVPAGPPLGLGGMPFQTAELCLAEGTQLVLYTDGLIEDRSRDLDVGMELLRDALTGHPGRAPEETCQDVLASLLPGRPKDDVALLVARTRELPPDRIAEWDVPPDPAAVAGMRDAVSQRLEAWDLSEFGFTMELILSELVTNAIRYGAGPIHVRLIRDRTLICEVADGSSTSPHLRYAATTDEGGRGLFLVSQMAERWGTRYTPQGKVIWAEQALPAALRQPVPTPADADTPPDEEAADPKTPT; from the coding sequence ATGGCGAATCGTTTCGCCCGTTTTCGACACTTCCCGGTCAAGCGTCTGATCAGCAAGAGCACGCGGAGCGTAGCCGGGCAGGTGTTGGTTTTCCAGGTGGCTCTGGTAGTGCTGCTCGTAGCCTGCGGCGTCTTCGCTCTCATTCTGCAGTCGGAGCGGGACACCAGCGCCGAGGCCACGCGCCGCTCCACGGCCGTGGCACAGACCTTCGCGCACTCACCGGGCGTCCTGGCGGCATTGCGGACCCCGGATCCGAGCAAGATTCTCCAGCCGCTCACCGAGGCGGCACGCCGGGCCGCCGGCGTCGACTTCATCGTGGTCATGGACACTGAGGGCATCCGGTACACGCACCCCTTGCCGGACCGCATCGGAAAGCGGTTCGTGGGCGAGATCGGGCCGTCGCTGGCGGGGAAGGTCTACGTGGAGAGCGTCAATGGCCCGCTCGGTCGCGAGGTGCAGGCCACGGTCCCGATCGAGAACGCCGACAGCGAGGTGGTGGCCCTCGTCTCGGCCGGGATGAAGGTCAAGAACGTCGAGAGCCAGTTGGACCGGCAGCTACCGATCATCCTGGGCGCCGGGGCCGGAGCGCTCGCCTTGTCCACCGGTGTGACGGCGCTGGTGGGCAGGCGGCTGCGACGGCAGACGCACAGCCTGGCCCCGGACGAGATGACCCTGATGCACGAGCACCACGACACGGTCCTCCACTCCGTGCGGGAAGGGGTGCTGATCGTGGCCGCCGACGGGCGGCTGATCCTGGCGAACGACGAGGCCAGACGGCTGCTGGAGCTGCCCCCGGACGTCGAGGGACGGCCCGTCTCGAAACTGCCGGGCCTCGATCCCGAGACGAAGGCGCTGCTCGCCTCCGGGCGCGAGGCCACCGACGAGGTGCACCTCGCGGGAGAGCGGCTGCTCGCGGTCAACCAACGGCCCACGCATCGCGAGGGAGGCCCCGAGGGAACGGTGGTGACGCTGCGCGACTCCACCGAGCTGCAGGCGGTGACCGGCAGGGCGGAGGTGGCGCGGGAGCGGCTCAGGCTGCTGTACGACGCCGGACTGCGCATCGGTACCACCCTGGACGTGCTCCGCACCGCCGACGAGTTGGCGCGGGTCCCCGTTCCTCGCTTCGCGGACTTCGTCACCGTGGACCTGGCCGACGCCGTCCTGCACGGCGAGGAGCCGGCCCCCACGGCGACGGACATGCGACGCGCGGCCGTGTGCGGCATCCAGGACGACCATCCGCTCTCCGAACAGGGCCGGCTCTTCGACTATCTGCCCTCCACGCCCCAGGCACGCGGCTACGGCAGCGGCCGCTCCCAGCTGGTGAGCGATCTGCCGGCCGCCACGGGCTGGCGCGTGCAGGACCCGGAACGCGCCACGGCGATCATCGACTACGGCATCCATTCCCTCATCACCGCCCCCATCCAGGCTCGCGGCGTCGTGCTGGGCGTGGCCAACTTCTGGCGTGCGCGACACCATGAGCGCTTCAACGAGGAGGACCTGTCGCTGGCGGAGGAGCTGGTGGCCCGTGCCGCGATCAGCATCGACAATGCCCGCCGCTACACCCGCGAGCACGCCCTGGCGGTCACCCTCCAGCGCAGCCTGCTGCCGCAGGCCATGCCCGAGCAGAACGCCCTCGACATCGCCTACCGCTACCTCCCCGCCCAGTCGGGCGTGGGCGGAGACTGGTTCGACGTGATTCCCCTGCCGGGGAGCCGGGTGGCGCTGGCCGTCGGCGATGTGGTCGGCCACGGCCTGCACGCCGCCGCCACGATGGGACGGCTGCGGACCGCGGTGCACAACTTCTCCTCCCTCGATCTGCCACCGGACGAGCTGCTGAGCCATCTGGACGACCTGGTCGGGAGCATCGACCAGCACGAGGCGGCGGAGAGTGCGGCGGGCGTCGTGGGCGCCACCTGCCTGTACGGGATCTACGACCCCGTGACGCGCCGCTACGTCATGGCGCGTGCGGGGCATCTGGCGCCCGCGCTGGTCCAGCCCGACGGAACCGTCACCTTCCCGGACGTACCAGCCGGTCCGCCCCTGGGCCTCGGCGGCATGCCGTTCCAGACCGCGGAGCTGTGCCTCGCGGAGGGAACCCAGCTCGTCCTGTACACCGACGGCCTCATCGAGGACCGCAGCCGCGACCTGGACGTGGGAATGGAACTGCTGCGCGATGCGCTCACGGGCCACCCCGGCCGGGCGCCCGAGGAGACCTGCCAGGACGTACTGGCCAGTCTGCTCCCCGGGCGTCCCAAGGACGACGTCGCCCTGCTCGTCGCCCGCACGCGGGAACTGCCGCCCGACCGGATCGCCGAATGGGACGTACCGCCGGACCCGGCCGCCGTCGCGGGTATGCGCGACGCCGTGTCCCAAAGGCTCGAAGCGTGGGACCTGTCGGAGTTCGGCTTCACCATGGAGCTCATCCTGAGCGAGCTCGTCACCAACGCCATCCGCTACGGCGCCGGGCCGATCCACGTGCGGCTGATCCGCGACCGTACGCTGATCTGCGAGGTGGCCGACGGCAGCAGTACCTCACCGCATCTGCGGTACGCCGCGACGACGGACGAGGGAGGCCGGGGCCTGTTCCTGGTGTCGCAGATGGCTGAGCGCTGGGGCACCCGGTACACCCCGCAGGGCAAGGTGATCTGGGCCGAACAGGCCCTGCCCGCGGCCCTCCGGCAGCCCGTCCCGACACCGGCCGACGCGGACACGCCCCCGGACGAAGAGGCAGCCGACCCGAAGACCCCGACGTGA
- a CDS encoding cation:proton antiporter, translating to MQAQAAVRELRGSDLTHALIAVAAVSAVVVAGRFAFNFTVPYLIRLLDRRPQQRLRRMNYRARVVTSIAGFRGAVSLAVALSVPTTLDSGAPFPDRDTIVFVTSGVIVTTLVVQGLLLPAVGRWARLPRDTSIQEERFLAETTATEEALKALPELAEQLDTDPAVAERMRQEYETHLLVVRAGGGETDDEDLLRHDRHCTALRLAILAHKRASAPPA from the coding sequence CTGCAGGCACAGGCGGCCGTACGCGAACTGCGCGGCAGTGACCTCACCCACGCCCTCATCGCCGTCGCGGCCGTCTCCGCCGTGGTCGTCGCCGGGCGCTTCGCCTTCAACTTCACCGTCCCGTACCTGATCCGTCTGCTGGACCGCCGTCCTCAGCAACGCCTGCGCCGGATGAACTACCGCGCCCGCGTGGTCACGTCCATCGCCGGCTTCCGGGGTGCCGTCTCGCTGGCCGTGGCGCTGTCGGTGCCGACGACACTGGACTCCGGCGCGCCCTTCCCGGACCGGGACACGATCGTCTTCGTCACCTCCGGCGTCATCGTCACCACCCTGGTCGTACAGGGCCTGCTGTTGCCGGCCGTGGGGCGGTGGGCCCGGCTGCCCCGCGACACCTCCATCCAGGAGGAACGCTTCCTCGCCGAGACGACCGCCACCGAGGAGGCCCTCAAGGCCCTCCCGGAACTCGCCGAGCAACTGGACACCGACCCGGCCGTCGCCGAGCGCATGCGCCAGGAGTACGAAACCCACCTGCTCGTCGTCCGCGCCGGCGGCGGCGAGACTGATGACGAGGACCTCCTGCGTCACGACCGGCACTGCACCGCCCTGCGCCTGGCCATCCTCGCCCACAAACGCGCCAGTGCTCCGCCTGCGTGA
- a CDS encoding DEAD/DEAH box helicase, whose protein sequence is MSESARADARRQDHASEAAGATAALPTVASFAELGLPAEVLRALDEHGVTVPFPIQAAALPNALAGRDVLGRGRTGSGKTLAFGLGMLARTAGQRAQPKEPLALVLVPTRELAQQVGEALTPYAEALRLRLATVVGGVSIGRQAAVLRDGAEIVVATPGRLHDLIGRKGCRLQRVRIVVLDEADQMCDMGFLPQVTEILDQVRPDGQRMLFSATLDRDVDQLVRDYLRDPAVHSVDPSSSAVSVIEHHVFVVHGPDRYAVTTEIAARDGRVLLFLDTKHGVDQLTRHLRASGVAAAALHSGKSQPQRTRTLAQFKSGQVTALVATNVAARGLHVDDLDLVVSVDPATDPKDYLHRAGRTARAGRSGTVVTLAMSGQRRETSQVMADAGVAPKVTKVRSGEAELSRITGAKSPSGKPLDGGPAAPRPKNHNAPFRGLGSTKDAKSGSGGRPSRKSSEARKLAEAREAARVRRGG, encoded by the coding sequence GTGAGCGAATCAGCACGTGCCGATGCCCGGCGGCAGGACCATGCGTCCGAGGCGGCGGGCGCCACTGCGGCGCTGCCCACGGTGGCGTCCTTCGCCGAGCTGGGGCTGCCGGCCGAGGTTCTGCGGGCGCTCGACGAGCACGGTGTGACGGTGCCCTTCCCCATCCAGGCGGCGGCACTGCCCAACGCGCTCGCGGGACGGGACGTCCTGGGCCGGGGCCGCACAGGATCCGGCAAGACGCTCGCCTTCGGCCTGGGGATGCTCGCCCGGACGGCCGGGCAGCGCGCGCAGCCCAAGGAGCCGCTGGCGCTCGTTCTGGTGCCCACCAGGGAGCTGGCGCAGCAGGTCGGTGAGGCGCTCACCCCGTACGCCGAGGCGCTGCGGCTGCGGCTCGCGACTGTGGTGGGCGGAGTGTCCATCGGACGGCAGGCCGCGGTGCTGCGGGACGGCGCCGAGATCGTCGTCGCCACGCCCGGTCGGCTGCACGACCTCATCGGGCGCAAGGGCTGCCGACTGCAGCGGGTGCGCATCGTGGTCCTGGACGAGGCCGACCAGATGTGCGACATGGGGTTCCTGCCGCAGGTCACCGAGATCCTGGACCAGGTGCGTCCCGACGGGCAGCGGATGTTGTTCTCCGCCACCCTCGACCGCGACGTCGACCAGCTCGTGCGGGACTACCTGCGCGACCCCGCCGTGCACTCCGTGGACCCCTCGTCCAGCGCGGTCTCGGTGATCGAACACCACGTCTTCGTCGTGCACGGCCCGGACCGGTACGCCGTGACCACGGAGATCGCCGCCCGGGACGGCCGCGTCCTGCTGTTCCTGGACACCAAGCACGGCGTCGACCAGCTCACGCGGCATCTGCGGGCCAGCGGCGTGGCCGCTGCCGCCCTGCACAGCGGGAAGTCCCAGCCGCAGCGCACCCGGACCCTGGCCCAGTTCAAGAGCGGGCAGGTCACTGCCCTGGTCGCCACGAACGTTGCCGCACGCGGCCTGCACGTCGACGACCTCGACCTCGTGGTCAGCGTCGACCCGGCCACCGACCCGAAGGACTATCTGCACCGCGCGGGCCGCACGGCCCGGGCCGGCCGCTCCGGCACCGTCGTGACACTCGCCATGTCAGGACAGCGCCGCGAGACGAGCCAGGTCATGGCGGACGCCGGCGTCGCCCCCAAGGTCACCAAGGTGCGGTCCGGTGAGGCGGAGCTGAGCCGGATCACCGGCGCCAAATCCCCCTCCGGAAAGCCTCTCGACGGCGGGCCGGCCGCACCGCGCCCCAAGAACCACAACGCCCCGTTCCGTGGCCTGGGCAGCACCAAGGACGCGAAGAGCGGCTCCGGCGGCAGGCCGTCCCGCAAGAGCAGCGAGGCCCGCAAGCTCGCGGAGGCCCGCGAGGCGGCCCGGGTGCGGCGCGGCGGCTGA
- a CDS encoding phosphopantetheine-binding protein, with the protein MRDIWSEVLGVPVGLEDDFLELGGNSLFAVRVGAALRARGREPRVLGQLSPLRRNSGSMSPRGPSSTERSQHQVSTGAGIVAARIARRRTMLSHHMCP; encoded by the coding sequence TTGCGGGACATCTGGAGCGAGGTGCTGGGCGTCCCGGTCGGCCTGGAGGACGACTTCCTCGAACTGGGCGGCAACTCCCTGTTCGCCGTCCGCGTCGGCGCCGCACTGCGGGCACGCGGCCGTGAGCCTCGCGTCCTCGGACAGCTGAGCCCGCTGCGGCGCAACTCCGGGTCGATGAGCCCCAGAGGCCCGAGTTCTACGGAGCGTAGTCAGCACCAAGTCAGCACGGGAGCAGGCATAGTGGCCGCGCGCATAGCTCGCCGCAGAACTATGTTGTCCCACCATATGTGCCCCTGA
- a CDS encoding nuclear transport factor 2 family protein gives MNASPDENAREEVLAAYRAHLQAMADGDTDALDDLLDDGFTLTHITGYQQPKAEWLSQMRAGQFVYHSVIEKNVTVDVQGDAARLVGRIVTEATV, from the coding sequence GTGAACGCATCCCCGGACGAGAACGCCCGTGAAGAGGTCCTCGCCGCCTACCGCGCCCACCTGCAGGCGATGGCCGACGGCGACACCGACGCCCTGGACGACCTGCTCGACGACGGCTTCACCCTCACTCACATCACCGGGTACCAACAGCCCAAGGCCGAGTGGCTGTCCCAGATGCGAGCCGGCCAGTTCGTCTACCACAGCGTGATCGAGAAGAACGTCACCGTGGACGTGCAAGGCGATGCGGCCCGCCTCGTCGGCCGCATCGTCACGGAGGCAACGGTCTAG
- a CDS encoding alpha-amylase, translating to MESAPSAQSLTAAPDCVHLTVDWRYTFATNDCSSTYTLTVLYLDGTEVPCRTAAPGALITFPGRGTQGNEVLGAALCDSSGA from the coding sequence TTGGAATCGGCACCATCGGCGCAGAGCCTGACGGCCGCGCCCGACTGCGTGCACCTCACCGTGGACTGGCGCTACACCTTCGCCACCAACGACTGTTCCAGCACCTACACCCTGACCGTCCTCTACCTGGACGGAACCGAGGTCCCCTGCCGGACGGCGGCACCCGGCGCCCTGATCACGTTCCCCGGGCGCGGAACTCAGGGCAACGAGGTCCTGGGCGCCGCCCTGTGCGACAGCAGCGGCGCCTGA
- a CDS encoding PP2C family protein-serine/threonine phosphatase: MSARLWRRRPAYSGRWEAVRLSPVVLTVLIAGLAFSTPREIAVSRLLPAAPALAAAMWPVLPTILLGTFCMLIMIVLSFFYTDLGTQYTAAAIVAVTLAAAYGSHVRLQREEILFQVRLVADAAQQVLLRPLPRRIEDVEIESLYLAAQEQARIGGDFYEAIGTPHGVRLLIGDVRGKGLSAVGAASAVISCFREAAYDEPDLRGIVHRLETTVTRHSAAFPAHDQPEHFATALLAEIPHGGGHVRLLNCGHPSPLIAHGGKVRVLEPAVPSPPLNLAALIGARYWVETVPFAPGDQLLLYTDGVSEARDHTGAFFPLPDWMRRQSLEQPRELLDQLHRDLLQHSGGRLDDDIAALALRCSEAQDRGAVGVEG, from the coding sequence ATGTCTGCGCGGCTGTGGCGCCGTCGTCCCGCCTACAGCGGCCGATGGGAAGCTGTCCGGCTGTCACCCGTGGTCCTGACCGTCCTCATCGCCGGTCTGGCGTTCTCCACACCCAGGGAGATCGCCGTCAGCCGCCTTCTGCCCGCCGCACCCGCCCTTGCCGCCGCGATGTGGCCCGTACTCCCCACGATCCTGCTGGGGACGTTCTGCATGCTGATCATGATCGTCCTCAGCTTCTTCTACACCGATCTGGGGACGCAGTACACGGCAGCCGCGATCGTCGCGGTCACCTTGGCGGCCGCCTACGGGAGTCACGTCCGACTTCAGCGAGAGGAAATACTCTTCCAGGTCCGGCTCGTCGCCGACGCAGCCCAGCAGGTGCTGCTGCGCCCGCTGCCGCGCCGCATCGAGGACGTCGAGATCGAGTCGCTCTATCTGGCGGCCCAAGAACAGGCCCGGATCGGCGGCGACTTCTATGAGGCGATCGGTACACCGCACGGGGTCCGGCTGCTCATAGGCGACGTACGGGGCAAGGGCCTGTCCGCAGTGGGGGCGGCCTCGGCGGTGATCAGCTGCTTCAGGGAGGCCGCGTACGACGAGCCCGACCTGCGGGGCATCGTCCACCGCCTGGAGACCACGGTCACGCGCCACAGCGCTGCGTTTCCCGCCCATGACCAGCCCGAGCACTTCGCCACTGCTCTCCTCGCCGAGATCCCGCACGGCGGCGGCCACGTACGACTTCTCAACTGCGGGCACCCCTCGCCGTTGATCGCGCATGGCGGGAAGGTCCGGGTCCTGGAGCCGGCCGTCCCCTCCCCGCCCCTCAACCTCGCAGCGCTCATCGGTGCCCGCTACTGGGTCGAGACGGTTCCCTTCGCCCCGGGTGACCAGTTGCTGCTGTACACGGACGGCGTATCGGAGGCCCGGGATCACACCGGCGCGTTCTTCCCGCTGCCGGACTGGATGCGGCGGCAGAGTCTGGAGCAGCCCCGCGAGCTGCTCGACCAGCTGCACCGGGATCTGCTTCAGCACAGCGGCGGAAGGCTCGACGACGACATCGCGGCCCTCGCGCTGAGGTGCTCCGAGGCACAGGACCGGGGAGCCGTCGGCGTGGAGGGCTGA
- a CDS encoding alpha/beta fold hydrolase translates to MADVLAPHMTTYAVDRRGHGASGDSPDFSIEREQEDIAAVLELAGPEAILLGHSYGGLVTLGLALKQPPAGFILYEPPVPLHGPVGGDAIAPFEQAVHKGDLDHALTLGLQNFLKLPEEAIEAFRREPVWSVRASMTPTWAREVRAMDAFGDDLERFALLETPTLLVVGQLSPPWLTDTSRRLQQAMPNGRLVEIPGQAHDAHLTDPDAMAEAILPFALKPAAWPEADTAARQAVASR, encoded by the coding sequence CTGGCCGACGTCCTCGCGCCCCACATGACCACGTACGCCGTCGACCGCCGTGGCCACGGAGCCAGCGGCGACAGCCCCGACTTCAGCATCGAGCGCGAGCAGGAGGACATCGCCGCCGTCCTCGAACTCGCGGGCCCCGAGGCGATCTTGCTCGGCCACTCCTACGGCGGGCTCGTCACCCTGGGCCTCGCGCTCAAGCAACCTCCCGCCGGGTTCATCCTCTACGAGCCCCCCGTGCCGCTGCACGGCCCCGTCGGAGGCGACGCCATCGCACCGTTCGAACAGGCAGTGCACAAGGGCGACCTCGACCACGCGCTGACCCTCGGCCTCCAGAACTTCCTGAAGCTGCCGGAGGAAGCGATCGAGGCGTTCCGCCGCGAGCCGGTGTGGTCCGTACGAGCGTCGATGACCCCGACCTGGGCCCGCGAGGTCCGCGCCATGGACGCCTTCGGCGACGACCTCGAGCGGTTCGCTCTCCTGGAAACCCCCACTCTCCTGGTCGTCGGGCAGCTCAGCCCCCCGTGGCTCACCGACACATCCCGGCGCCTCCAGCAGGCCATGCCGAACGGCCGCCTCGTGGAGATCCCCGGCCAGGCACACGACGCGCATCTCACCGACCCCGACGCAATGGCCGAAGCGATCCTCCCCTTCGCCCTGAAGCCCGCCGCATGGCCCGAGGCGGACACCGCAGCGCGACAAGCTGTTGCGTCTCGCTGA
- a CDS encoding DUF1996 domain-containing protein: MRRNTRKRSKTTGGKVIAAAAALTLGAGGLVVVNVYASAHETSGANTVKRSSQGGTGQAAASEASTIDCPDVGSRLQQVPDQARVEVDKQLALLDSQISEAYQRLQSSTRAIEQDSDFADNAIMGPLKDKRVATIDRIAIAIGRVGDRPQGLESLAACTLRASGSQNDAGDNQNGGQEQGQEDGQGQEQGNGQGQPAGGGQAGNGPVAADFVDITTVQPNVTAPRASREASRGTFTTQCGVNENKLYNSDNVIVAPGVDNGAHHTHDYVGNQANDAFADNDDFAGGETTCRNQGDKSSYYWPVLRLQDGTEEFDAQQQGGGAEGNAGKILTASEVTLEYVGNATSKVVAMPRFLRIITGDAKAFTNGTANANAAWSCTGFEDRQLTDKYPICPEGSSVVRTSKFQSCWDGQNIDSANHRAHVAFADPNSGACPSGFKAIPQLVQRLVYDVDAPSLNDNGQSSPFYAVDGFPEQMHKPITDHGDFVNVFDEQLMNDMVQCINTGRQCQ, from the coding sequence ATGCGGCGCAACACGCGCAAACGATCGAAGACCACGGGCGGCAAGGTCATTGCCGCCGCTGCGGCTCTCACGCTCGGAGCAGGCGGGCTGGTGGTCGTGAATGTGTATGCCTCCGCCCACGAGACATCGGGCGCCAACACCGTCAAACGATCGTCTCAGGGTGGGACCGGCCAAGCCGCGGCCTCGGAAGCCTCCACCATTGACTGCCCCGACGTGGGCAGCCGACTGCAGCAGGTGCCGGACCAGGCCAGGGTGGAGGTCGACAAGCAGCTTGCTTTGCTGGACAGCCAGATCTCCGAGGCCTATCAGCGGCTGCAGAGTTCGACCCGGGCCATAGAGCAGGACAGCGACTTCGCCGACAACGCGATCATGGGTCCCCTGAAGGACAAGCGGGTCGCGACGATCGACCGGATCGCCATCGCCATCGGCAGGGTGGGGGACAGGCCACAGGGCCTTGAGTCACTGGCCGCCTGTACGCTGCGCGCTTCCGGCAGCCAGAACGACGCCGGTGACAATCAGAACGGCGGCCAGGAGCAGGGCCAGGAGGACGGCCAGGGACAAGAACAGGGCAACGGCCAGGGGCAGCCCGCCGGTGGCGGACAGGCAGGCAACGGGCCGGTCGCCGCCGACTTCGTCGACATCACCACGGTCCAACCCAATGTGACAGCACCCCGCGCGTCGCGGGAAGCCTCCCGGGGGACCTTCACGACCCAGTGCGGGGTGAACGAGAACAAGCTGTACAACAGCGACAACGTCATCGTCGCGCCCGGTGTGGACAACGGTGCTCATCACACGCATGACTACGTCGGGAACCAGGCGAACGACGCGTTCGCCGACAACGACGACTTCGCGGGCGGCGAGACGACATGCCGGAACCAGGGCGACAAGTCCTCCTACTACTGGCCGGTCCTGCGGCTGCAGGACGGCACCGAGGAATTCGACGCCCAGCAGCAGGGCGGCGGCGCCGAGGGCAATGCCGGCAAGATCCTCACCGCATCCGAGGTGACCCTGGAGTACGTGGGCAACGCGACCAGCAAGGTGGTGGCCATGCCCAGGTTCCTGCGGATCATCACCGGTGATGCGAAGGCGTTCACCAATGGCACCGCGAACGCCAACGCGGCGTGGAGCTGCACCGGCTTCGAGGACCGCCAGTTGACGGACAAGTACCCGATCTGTCCCGAGGGCAGCAGTGTGGTGCGGACGTCCAAGTTCCAGAGCTGCTGGGACGGCCAGAACATCGACAGCGCCAACCACCGCGCCCACGTCGCGTTCGCCGATCCGAACTCGGGCGCTTGTCCGAGTGGCTTCAAGGCCATTCCGCAGCTCGTACAGCGTCTGGTCTACGACGTGGACGCGCCCAGCCTGAACGACAACGGCCAGTCGAGCCCGTTCTACGCGGTGGACGGCTTCCCGGAGCAGATGCACAAGCCGATCACGGACCACGGTGACTTCGTCAACGTCTTCGACGAGCAGCTGATGAATGACATGGTCCAGTGCATCAACACCGGCCGCCAGTGCCAGTGA
- a CDS encoding PadR family transcriptional regulator, which yields MLELAILGFLADGPLHGHELRRRVTQLSGYTRPVSDGSLYPAISRLTKAGLLERRVEPSAGAARYVLFLTEAGRVEMLKRLREPAEHEITDFTRFFTILAFLSQLPDVIDQHAVLRRRLEFLEAPASFFYDCDRPLRAEEVADPYRRGMLLTARAISRAERAWLREILGEDDPGPGAAHPSEGPGTLDERVS from the coding sequence ATGCTGGAACTCGCGATCCTGGGCTTCCTCGCCGACGGCCCCCTGCACGGCCATGAGCTACGCCGCCGCGTCACCCAGCTGTCCGGGTATACGCGTCCGGTCAGTGACGGCAGCCTCTACCCGGCCATCAGCCGCCTGACGAAGGCGGGCCTGCTGGAGCGGCGCGTCGAGCCGAGTGCGGGCGCGGCGCGGTACGTCCTGTTTCTGACCGAGGCCGGGCGCGTCGAGATGCTGAAGCGGCTGCGCGAGCCCGCCGAGCACGAGATCACCGACTTCACGCGGTTCTTCACGATCCTGGCGTTCCTCTCCCAGCTCCCGGACGTCATCGACCAGCACGCGGTGCTCCGTCGGCGGCTGGAGTTCTTGGAGGCGCCGGCGAGCTTCTTCTACGACTGTGACCGCCCCCTGCGTGCGGAGGAAGTCGCCGACCCCTACCGGCGCGGCATGCTGCTCACCGCCCGCGCCATCAGTCGCGCCGAACGCGCCTGGCTGCGCGAGATCCTGGGCGAAGACGACCCCGGCCCCGGCGCCGCGCACCCCAGCGAGGGTCCCGGTACGCTCGATGAACGCGTGAGCTGA